Part of the Dreissena polymorpha isolate Duluth1 chromosome 12, UMN_Dpol_1.0, whole genome shotgun sequence genome, ATTATGATGTATATGATGATAAACGTTTCAGAGCTGGATTCAGGAAGGTGATGTGGTCGTAGTTGACAGAGGTTTCCGAGATGCGTCGACTGTTCTCGAAGAACTTGGTGTAACTATGCAGATGCCATCTTTTATGCGAAAGGGGTCTACACAGCACACAAGCGAAGAGTCTAACAAGTCGAGGCTTGTGACGAAGGTAAATCTCCGCGCACATGTACTTGATTTATGATTAGATCtcaatataaatgtaatatattgagaTGTATTTATACCTTTTTGTGAATAATTATATACTGTTTTCAAACTTACTCGCTTAATCGATAATTCGCCAATCATTCGATTATTTAATAGCCCGGTTAAAAGAACTATCGTTTCAACGGTCTAAGTGTATAAGTGTATTGTTTATACAGATACGATGGGTTGTCGAGTCAACCAATGGCAGACTCAAGACATGGACATATTTAGCTAGGACAATGCCAAACACCCAAGTGCCATTtattggtaattttttttatgtaacatTCATAATCATTTCACAAAATAGATAACACATACTTGCGTTAAAACGTACATGGAGTAAACAGAGTGAAACCGTCACGTTATATACACTTAATACAATCCTACACATatgtattaacattatttaaaatgtcctaacaataatgtgtatatttatgtaatgaGATTCCTGTTATGCATATGCTATTTATTTAAGGTGACTATGTGCGAATAGTTGGAGCAATCTGCAACCGCTTCAGACCGGCTCTAAGTAGCGGGGACTCCGATCAAGACAAAATAGTTGCAGAGAGAATGTTGTATTTGTCAGGGCAGAACAACGATTTACAACAATTCATCTCTGACAACGACATAGAAAAAATAACCAAGGCATCGTGGAAACCGATGGACGAACTAGACATTAACTGTCCAATAATGACCGAGGATGAGCTTAGATGTCTAACCTTTGGTGTATACACAGTTAAGCTAGCGGCTTCTTATACACAAGAGCACATGTCAAGTGACGGAATATACTCAATTCACGGTTATGTGCACAATAAGAGTTTGCTGTGCTTGAAGTTCCAAAGTCGGCATGTGTCCCGAAAGCAATACCGGTCTTACATACGTTTTAAGGAGGGGTCAGTCGACGCATGGTTTTGCAGCTGCCCAGTTGGAGCACGTGTAGTTGGTACATGTGCGCACGTTACAAGTGCGCTGTGGTACCTTTGTTTCAGGCGACACCAAACTGATCAACTGTCAGATGGTCCGAGAAATTGGGCTGCAGACATTTCAGATGCTGCTAACGTGTCATATTAAATACCCATGCGCGCCTTCATTTAAATCTGATTacgacaaaacaagtcttaaaaatgtgtgttcatttacatctgattaCGACAAAAAacgtcttaaaaatgtgtgttcatttacatctgataaagacaaaacaagtctataaaatgtgtgttcatttacatctgattaagacaaaacaagtctataaaatgtgtgctgAATGATTTATCtgagaaaaaggggttaaatgcattaataggcgtcaagtgtcgtccaagatttcaaaggggcgcaatagagggcattgtgtttctgacaaacacatctctttttttaaagatgtgattGTAAACCATATTACAATTTGCAACAGTGAAAATATTTTATACCGATTGTTGAAAGTCGTGTAActgacatgtttataaaatttactggttttatttttttgtttattttggtgaCAAATATCAATGGGCAGAATAATGTGTGGATGGCACAgacagaaaaaaatgtcattattgGAAGAATGTGAACAATAAACAGATGAAAATCGTTAGTATAACACGATCAtataaacatgagctttatactatcgctatatttagatcagatttgggtttttccaaaaattggagaatgtGATTTGTCAACTACGGAGAAACTAAAACGTCAAAAAATGCCATATTTGACAGTTATTAATGGAAAAttgtgaggaaataataggataaatagaatattatgttattttttggataaatatcaagtgtatcatgctcggcacgaactatgttagcgctcggcaagcctcgcggtACATCGGTTcttagcctcgcatgataaacttgatatttatccaaaactcacataatattctctatatttaCAAGGTTACGCGATCAGGATGTGCATACGGAATATGTTATTACAATAGGTCATGATATAACAccgtatttgttgttgttttattaatattttcgttGTTACTTGTAAGAATGTTCTAGTTTTATTATGATGatgcgatttaaaaaaatgttataaacaatgTGTGATTATTTTGCGTAAAACATTTGGCGATATGAAGCAATAATAATATCATATGACATGTAATACGTTACTTTGatttatgaaaatgaattaaatgatttATCACATTGTGGATCACCATAATTTTTATGCTGATTGAATAAATAGCGCGGCAATCTGCGTCGATAAAATTCGTAGTTGTGACGTTGCCGTAAAAAGCAACGTTAAACGACgtcaaaattgggaaaaagtgGGCATCTTTGTCTCGGGCTGGAGATAACGTCTTTTGAACAAATACATGCATTGAGGATATTTTGAAAAGATGACTCTCTGCACTTTATGTTGATAGTAGGTTGAAAATAATTTGGATTAAGGCAAAAAACGACCCTTAACGTCTGAAGAAGATACACCAGTTGTTGATACAGTTGCTCTGTCCACAGCTACAACCAACAAGTCCAAACCCACAACCAGCCAGTCCAAAGCCACAACCAGCCAGTCCAAAGTTTCAACCAAAGCAACAACCAGCTTTGTCGGAAAGAAAGCGCAGAAAAGAAAAATGTGGTCTGTTGAAGAACAAGCTGCTGTTGAGCGACAACTGGGAAAATATCTTCACACTTCAAAGCTGCCAGATAAACACGAGATTGAGGAGAGCCGAAAAAAAGAACCTGTATTGTTGAACAGACCTTGGCAACAAGTGAAAAGCTACATTAAAATATGTAAAGTTTCAATGCAGAGAAGATTAAACAGTGCAAACTAAACAAGCTGTGTGTTTTGTGTCAAGCCAGCAGGGGTGAACTACTGGTTTATTTCCTTGAAAAGCATGCCTTAGTTACAAGGCTTATTGTGTATAAACATTCATCACTATTTATCTTTTGTTCGTATTTTACATTAACATTCGACCTTGTACTCATGTCCTTCGGATTTTTTGTTGCGCATAATCAAAAAGGATAAATGCTAGGaatgaaactttacaaacattAATATCCCAGCATGAGAACTTATTCCCCTGTGTATTTTGGTCCTTTTTTCTACATAATTGGAGTTATGAGACAACTGGAATATAGGGGAATCAGTGTCCTTAGGACACGTGTTGAATTGTTCTGTTTTATCTTCATTTTATATGCGTGATGTGCTCACATaaagttttgtttcatttttggGACTGCTTTTCATGTGAGTCCAATTTCTGTATTATCTACATGTAGTGCTCCATCAAGGCCTTAATGGAAGGTTGCCCCGCCCTTCCTTTTCAATGATTTGTAACTTGATTTGTAACATTATTGACAGTGTGTTATGGCGCATATGTAGTAGCAGCTGTTTTTCttagtataaattacttttttgGATTTGTGTTGCATATTACTCAAAAGGATTTACTGCTAGAGTAGTATACATATAAATGTATTGATCAGCATCTGTACTTTTATTATACGCTTTTGTAACAACAGGCATGttctttgttaaatttattttgcaaaagtACAACAAACCTTTAACCCACAATGGTATCTTTAAGCAGCTTTTAGCTCCATATTTTGAAGAAATGGCTTTTCTTCTTGCCCCATCTTCAGCCTTTGAACTACATGTAGCTTAAAGTTAAAACTTTTTCTGTAAGCTAGTTTCATGTGATTTCAATGTCTGTATTATCtacatgcagtgctccagctaggccttaatggAAGG contains:
- the LOC127852847 gene encoding uncharacterized protein LOC127852847; translation: MSKSYACAICTKRVGPKERRKLKTDGNKQLIKYLRKHMLLTDEVTDKDVVHNSCRLKYTAESAAARLSASPKKNPQHGPSDKKSPFQLNIKSAGFSHTICPICNRKGARSEGFVTIPGEAIMQLFINKNILLKKNSRCCNTHMSGGKFTPETLSADIQGKIRSTTYMEPEQISSLINSLRQSATQRQKSCIDFDDPSTMTDADYWNLTGLTKDQFSTLIGDVDDIRTTKTRSIRTCIAVLLVKLRTSLGNALLSTLFNMTIAQSWIQEGDVVVVDRGFRDASTVLEELGVTMQMPSFMRKGSTQHTSEESNKSRLVTKIRWVVESTNGRLKTWTYLARTMPNTQVPFIGDYVRIVGAICNRFRPALSSGDSDQDKIVAERMLYLSGQNNDLQQFISDNDIEKITKASWKPMDELDINCPIMTEDELRCLTFGVYTVKLAASYTQEHMSSDGIYSIHGYVHNKSLLCLKFQSRHVSRKQYRSYIRFKEGSVDAWFCSCPVGARVVGTCAHVTSALWYLCFRRHQTDQLSDGPRNWAADISDAANVSY